The Amyelois transitella isolate CPQ chromosome 20, ilAmyTran1.1, whole genome shotgun sequence genome has a segment encoding these proteins:
- the LOC106131701 gene encoding UDP-glucosyltransferase 2, producing MPPHWMCFLLLVVPSGALRVLVVFPFTSPSHNLLGRSVVRHLLDANHEVVHITSFPYKTAKENLTEISIEALGAQILEEIENARVYSVKNLVGHKNDFNAIKKLYFPYDFHKRTLDNENMTKFLSDPREKFDVVLIEWFFSDLFAGIPPLFQCPFIWMASTDAHWQVLSLVGEVPNPAYTPDIFDLSPTASLWDRVCSLAYFVKKYFLSKIFFATLEKSTYNAVYPSIAVKRGVSMPSYEDAVYNASMLFINSHPALGMPHNIPLNAKYIGGYHMDTDLKSMPTHLQNIMDNANHGVIYFSLGTNLESRLMSGDMISSLLTMFSKLKQAVIWKFEEHLKNVPKNVYLARWAPQLNILAHPNLKIFITHSGRMSLTEAVHYGVPVIGIPMYADQFLNIKACVKKHVGLEVTLKENLADDLMDAITEILNNRTYTDKALELSMTYNHRPLTPGQELVYWAEHTVISKGARHLRPTTQEVFLYQKSYIDLILVVIFIGSFICFVCSFIRKKLNTVKEKRN from the exons ATGCCACCACATTGGATGTGTTTCCTTCTTCTTGTGGTGCCAAGTGGAGCCTTGAGGGTATTAGTGGTGTTTCCATTCACGTCTCCAAGCCATAATTTGCTGGGACGATCAGTCGTCAGACATCTCTTAGATGCGAATCATGAG GTTGTCCATATCACATCATTTCCTTACAAAACGGCAAAAGAAAATCTAACCGAAATCAGTATCGAGGCTTTAGGGGCACAAATTTTggaagaaatagaaaatg CTCGAGTTTATTCTGTGAAAAATTTGGTTGGTCATAAAAACGACTTTAATGCCATCAAAAAGTTGTATTTCCCTTACGACTTCCACAAACGTACCTTGGACAATGAGAACATGACAAAGTTCCTGTCCGACCCGCGAGAGAAATTCGACGTGGTTCTGATAGAATGGTTCTTCTCTGATCTGTTTGCTGG CATCCCCCCATTGTTCCAGTGTCCGTTTATTTGGATGGCTTCAACGGATGCGCATTGGCAAGTCCTTAGTTTGGTAGGAGAAGTGCCGAACCCTGCTTACACCCCGGACATCTTCGACTTATCCCCAACAGCAAGCCTGTGGGATAGAGTATGCTCCCTTGcatattttgtaaagaaatattttttatctaa aatatttttcGCTACTCTTGAAAAATCAACTTACAACGCCGTCTATCCAAGCATAGCGGTTAAAAGAGGAGTGTCTATGCCTTCGTATGAAGATGCCGTGTACAACGCATCGATGCTCTTCATAAACTCTCACCCAGCCTTGGGGATGCCCCACAATATACCACTGAACGCCAAATATATTGGGGGATATCATATGGATACTGATTTAAAATCAATGCCAACG CATTTACAAAACATAATGGACAATGCTAATCACGGAGTCATATACTTCAGTTTGGGCACTAACTTGGAAAGCAGGTTAATGTCTGGAGACATGATCAGTTCCTTGCTAACGATGTTCTCGAAACTAAAACAAGCTGTGATATGGAAATTTGAGGAACACCTAAAAAATGTGCCTAAAAATGTCTATTTGGCGAGATGGGCGCCCCAGCTGAATATTTTAG CTCATCCCAATTTGAAAATCTTCATAACACACAGTGGTCGAATGTCTTTGACGGAGGCTGTACATTACGGTGTACCAGTCATAGGTATACCAATGTACGCAGACCAATTTCTGAATATCAAAGCCTGTGTTAAGAAGCATGTGGGCCTAGAAGTGACATTGAAGGAAAATTTGGCTGACGACCTGATGGATGCTATTACAGAAATTCTCAATAATCGGAC ATATACGGACAAAGCTCTAGAACTATCTATGACTTACAACCACAGACCTCTTACTCCTGGACAAGAATTAGTTTACTGGGCAGAGCATACAGTCATATCCAAGGGCGCTAGGCATTTGAGGCCTACAACCCAAGAGGTGTTCCTGTACCAAAAATCGtatatagatttaattttagtcgTTATATTTATTGGAAGTTTCATATGTTTTGTATGTAGCTTCATTAGAAAGAAACTCAATACTGTGAAGGAAAAACgaaattga
- the LOC106138133 gene encoding uncharacterized protein LOC106138133, with amino-acid sequence MVYNYKRKTERASWSESTLREAMNEAKKTSIKGAATKYGISYSVLQRRMKTGSSVKSLGRFKSIFTNDEELELVQHLKSLDSLFYGLTKSEFLRLVGEFAKRKNKQTTFKNNTAGKQWFKNFKMRHPEIVLRTPESTSIARLQAFNRPAVNRFYDLLESLLESEKIRPDMIYNMDETGVRTSSTRPPKVLSVYGKKQVGIVSSLEKGTLTTVICCCSASGNFAPPPFFIFKRKRFQARLLDGALPGCEAAVSDSGWINGEIFLEWLRVFVSYVRPTQDRKALLLLDNHESHKYYPALDYATKNNVIFLSIPPHTSHKLQPLDVAIYSPFKTFFEIEINKFQKQYPGRVMDQYDVAKLVSQAYLRSATPQNALSGFRASGIQPFDRYAIGEEYFAPSAVYNREVQPQEPHRNDHHLNLLQVTKNLPAQIFDEEHEPPAPPCSENLNQLMENIQPTQTETINQNPKNAEVIEQVEVETFPSALSQVDRGTATPPPTIEFLNTRNILQEINPFPQNTQRITKRRRQPQKSEILTSTPVKTLQKDKFEKTQMTKVSTPKPSTSGQKKKKGKEKKEGKGKKKTNHISENIDFFCIICREKYESPPTEDWIQCSQCQEWSHESCSSYSGHGSYFCDICFD; translated from the coding sequence ATGGTgtacaattataaaagaaaaactgagAGAGCATCTTGGTCGGAGAGTACGCTAAGAGAAGCAATGAATGAGGCAAAAAAAACCTCAATAAAAGGTGCTGCCACTAAATATGGAATATCCTACAGTGTTTTACAGCGACGCATGAAAACAGGTTCTTCTGTCAAGAGTCTCGGTAGGTTCaaatcaatatttacaaatgatGAAGAGCTAGAGTTAGTTCAGCATCTAAAGTCCCTAGATTCTCTATTTTACGGACTTACTAAGTCTGAATTTTTGCGATTGGTTGGTGAATTTGCTAAGCGCAAAAATAAGCAAACAACGTTCAAAAATAATACTGCAGGAAAGCAATGGTTCAAAAACTTCAAAATGAGGCATCCTGAAATAGTACTGAGGACACCAGAATCTACGTCCATAGCCAGGTTACAAGCATTTAATAGGCCAGCTGTCAACAGGTTCTACGATTTACTTGAAAGCTTATTAGAATCAGAAAAAATTCGGCCCGATATGATTTACAACATGGATGAAACAGGTGTCAGAACGTCATCCACTAGACCACCTAAAGTACTGTCCGTTTATGGTAAAAAACAAGTAGGAATAGTCAGCAGTTTAGAAAAAGGAACATTAACTACAGTTATTTGTTGCTGCAGTGCGTCCGGCAATTTTGCACCgcctcctttttttattttcaaacgaAAGCGGTTTCAAGCTCGATTGCTGGATGGTGCCCTTCCAGGTTGTGAAGCAGCTGTTTCTGATAGCGGTTGGATTAATGGTGAAATATTCTTGGAATGGCTAAGGGTTTTCGTGAGCTATGTTAGACCAACCCAAGATCGCAAAGCTTTGTTGCTTTTGGATAATCATGAGTCACATAAATATTATCCTGCTTTAGATTATGCCACTAAAAACAACGTCATATTTTTATCGATTCCTCCTCATACTTCACACAAATTACAACCACTAGATGTAGCTATATACTCACCATTCAAAACCTTCTTTGAAATAGAGATCAATAAATTTCAGAAGCAATATCCAGGCAGGGTTATGGACCAATATGACGTAGCAAAACTTGTGAGCCAGGCTTACCTGAGATCAGCTACACCACAAAATGCTTTAAGTGGTTTTCGAGCATCAGGAATTCAACCGTTTGATCGTTATGCTATTGGAGAAGAATATTTTGCACCATCTGCTGTTTACAATCGTGAAGTACAACCACAAGAACCTCATCGCAATGATCACCATCTTAACCTTCTTcaggtaactaaaaatttaCCAGCGCAGATTTTTGATGAGGAACATGAGCCACCTGCTCCACCGTGCTCTGAAAATTTAAACCAGCTGATGGAAAATATTCAACCTACTCAGACTGAAACAATAAATCAAAACCCTAAAAATGCTGAAGTCATTGAACAAGTAGAAGTAGAAACATTTCCTTCTGCATTATCGCAGGTAGATCGAGGAACAGCTACACCGCCGCCAACCATAGAATTCCTGAACACAAGAAATATTCTTCAAGAAATTAATCCATTTCCACAAAATACTCAAAGAATAACAAAGAGACGTAGACAGCCACAAAAATCTGAAATTCTAACTAGTACTCCGGTAAAAACTCTACAGAaagataaatttgaaaaaacacAGATGACGAAAGTTAGCACGCCAAAACCATCTACATCTggacagaaaaaaaagaaggGAAAGGAAAAGAAAGAAGGGAAAGGAAAGAAGAAAACTAACCATATCAGcgaaaatatagattttttttgcattataTGCAGAGAAAAATACGAAAGTCCTCCTACAGAGGACTGGATCCAGTGCTCACAATGTCAAGAATGGTCTCATGAATCATGTTCTTCTTATAGTGGACATGGATCGTACTTTTGTGACATCTGTTTTGATTAa
- the LOC106131702 gene encoding nischarin, with protein sequence MSSFVTHRNDSSVNVEDTSSKDGVTYYKISVRVGSVYWNVSHRYNDFVELHEKLVSNHGVARELLPPKKVIRNKTPKFVEQRREGLNDYLKNVFNYLRLSMPYEFAHFLDFHLYDIFFLLQDLAKTLYLEGDSLLESANAHVFYPMELHAISERLKMACPPTEKVDQMYDFSHILDFCSQLRSLSIEGSYEKLGTSNIIPNNLQFDMTPFKSLMELKILGVPMACIQSVGTLRDTLMTLSVLIASVVSMNEFLLVDILHKDQDSIADTVKWKKLSVINFASNNIKQVDWAIKLVPRLQHLSLSSNKLTELCDISSLHELRVLNLSMNKFAACENWHAKIGNIVKIDLSQNQVETLQGFSRLYSLESLDLSCNLIHDVEEVQHICKLPCLEYLWLTANPVASSIDYRVKVIEQFDNRMGELCLDNEKASEKELDKARVLQALRVVREGKTPSFLENNNTSHSFNKS encoded by the exons ATGTCTTCATTCGTTACCCATCGAAACGATAGTTCCGTAAATGTGGAAGATACAAGTTCAAAAGATGGTGTTACTTATTACAAAATCAGTGTTAGAGTAGGCTCTGTTTACTGGAACGTGTCGCATCGGTACAATGACTTTGTGGAACTGCACGAAAAGTTGGTTTCAAACCATGGAGTCGCAAGGGAATTGCTCCCGCCAAAGAAGGtcataagaaataaaactcCCAAATTTGTTGAACAGAGACGGGAAGGCCTGAACGATTATctcaaaaatgtatttaactaCTTGCGGCTGTCGATGCCTTATGAATTCGCCCACTTTTTGGATTTCCATTTGTATgatatattctttttgttgCAAGACTTAGCAAAGACTTTGTATTTGGAAGGAGATTCCTTACTGGAGAGTGCAAACGCTCATGTTTTCTATCCCATGGAG CTTCATGCAATAAGTGAGAGACTCAAAATGGCGTGCCCGCCGACTGAAAAAGTTGACCAAATGTATGACTTCAGTCACATATTAGATTTCTGTTCTCAACTCCGATCTCTGAGCATCGAAGGCAGCTATGAGAAGCTGGGGACAAGTAATATTATACCAAATAACCTGCAGTTTGATATGACTCCGTTCAAATCGTTGATGGAATTGAAGATTCTTGGGGTACCAATGGCATGCATCCAGAGTGTTG GCACCCTCCGCGACACCCTGATGACCCTGTCAGTATTGATAGCTAGTGTGGTGTCTATGAACGAGTTCCTGCTTGTCGACATCTTGCACAAGGATCAGGATAGCATTGCCGATACTGTT AAATGGAAGAAACTCTCTGTCATAAACTTCGCGAGCAACAACATAAAGCAAGTCGACTGGGCCATCAAACTTGTACCCCGACTCCAACACCTCAGCCTTTCGTCCAACAAGCTCACGGAACTCTGCGACATATCCTCCCTTCACGAACTGAGGGTTCTCAATCTGTCCATGAACAAGTTCGCAGCGTGCGAGAACTGGCATGCAAAAATAGGCAACATAGTCAAAATCGACTTATCACAAAACCAAGTTGAAACATTACAAGGTTTCTCGAGATTGTACTCTCTCGAAAGTCTAGACTTGAGCTGCAATCTTATACATGATGTGGAAGAAGTACAACATATTTGTAAGTTACCTTGTCTAGAATATCTATGGTTGACAGCTAACCCTGTGGCGTCGTCCATAGATTATAGAGTCAAGGTCATAGAGCAGTTTGATAATAGAATGGGCGAATTGTGTCTTGACAATGAGAAAGCGTCTGAGAAAGAGTTGGACAAAGCGAGAGTGTTACAAGCTCTGCGTGTTGTTAGAGAAGGTAAAACGCCTAGTTTCTTGGAAAACAACAATACGAGTCATAGCTTTAATAAGAGTTGA
- the LOC106131661 gene encoding FHIP family protein GJ17503 isoform X2 encodes MSWLRNTSLSFARQLSRSLDPRHDYEPQACYNSFCKHWQQANEIINKSQPQHLHDDVLGVVNHLEQLATLLVLEARAQEINTLTNQATCLEHLLSENLLDKLYEWAICTGKYENAVRLEQLKLFGTLVSHYSSQVIAAEPFLRPLLKLLSGFRNELPPENLESQLVTVLNQLCVALIQNIKFIDLFFLTTHTHKGSQSEFIIVRLLLTSVHREGSTGSAARDALLLCANMSSRCTQLADYMMSGNTCPVLATGLSGLYSLLPRTLSDKIHRLTPDDVNQVHKLTLFIDSLEFCNAVAQVAHPSIKKHLLDLLYQGFLVPVLGPALLQSGAGEQAAAMAYLELVLRCVTRRGLLRAVLHFLFTYEYDGVRVIDILLRRLDGNSQLSLVSLSLMETLINLNCEDVMIELIYKHILNGHHVMTSHKHKISNPEPYREAAVAFLSLTPRCCQRSLEKTKSWVDDLALSGRRVLEFKREDESRRINGYNEDIIMSNLVQEVKFNYGNPNESLIGNYHAYLCDARFEIVSRTIACLEWTSKYDSIPSPKREANNNRERDADTQVKEMDSLVSCTSGYDTLKTSDTSEKEQHSLTSLSEHVEVKNDNDNTSNKSVSFEEKHSDTSVKNDNVSETSLGESDYESFRFKEFEDEGFAEESFMKSIEDEKVQEFESEVPLARNWRASAESIIGPLLSCLLKKSSMLLESEVRVNCLVTSVVCKLASLPTPLLTSLLLCPAFVLQPNVPSLFQILNKLKEEVDELTSSIDNINELVDKARVFLIQREMALVKSRVPASDESHTHTETALAKPEDSPFRRMESKRRSLSTSLSNMFGRRSSCSSQHSPHSATTYHASPQKRLIFTQEDYWNQSITLRSVLNAVILDEWAKELAALCEEHALRLSANNEDDSYIRSVAL; translated from the exons ATGAGCTGGCTGCGTAACACTTCGCTGTCGTTCGCGAGACAGCTGTCCAGGAGCCTGGACCCCCGGCACGACTACGAGCCTCAGGCGTGCTATAATTCCTTTTGCAAGCATTGGCAGCAAGCCAATGAAATCATTAATAAGTCACAG CCTCAACATCTACACGATGACGTGTTAGGAGTAGTAAACCACCTTGAGCAGCTGGCAACACTACTCGTCCTTGAAGCGAGGGCGCAGGAAATCAACACCCTTACCAACCAAGCAACGTGCCTTGAGCACCTCCTAAGCGAAAACTTATTGGATAAGCTGTACGAGTGGGCGATATGTACTGGCAA atatgAAAATGCGGTCCGGCTCGAGCAACTCAAATTGTTTGGAACGCTCGTCAGCCATTACAGTTCACAG GTGATAGCCGCGGAACCATTTCTAAGACCGCTCCTCAAATTGCTTAGCGGCTTCAGAAATGAACTCCCACCGGAGAATTTGGAAA GTCAACTAGTGACAGTGCTGAATCAGCTGTGCGTCGCTTTGATTCAGAATATAAAGTTCATTGACCTTTTTTTCCTGACGACGCACACGCATAAAGGATCGCAGTCTGA ATTCATAATCGTCCGTCTCCTTCTAACGTCTGTACACCGGGAGGGTAGCACGGGGTCGGCGGCTCGCGACGCTCTGCTGCTCTGCGCCAATATGTCCTCCAGGTGTACTCAGCTCGCTGACTACATGATGTCTGGGAACACGTGTCCGGTACTTGCAACGG GTTTAAGCGGGTTATACTCGCTGTTGCCGAGAACATTGAGTGACAAAATCCATAGATTGACGCCAGACGACGTGAATCAAGTTCACAAGTTGACGCTCTTCATTGATTCTCTAGAGTTCTGCAATGCTGTTGCTCAG GTAGCGCATCCGTCCATAAAGAAGCACCTATTAGACTTGCTGTATCAAGGTTTCTTAGTGCCTGTATTGGGCCCTGCGCTACTGCAG AGTGGCGCTGGCGAGCAAGCGGCGGCGATGGCGTACCTAGAGTTGGTCCTTCGGTGCGTCACTCGACGAGGATTGTTAAGGGCCGTACTGCATTTCCTCTTCACGTATGAGTACGACGGCGTGAGAGTTATAGATATATTGTTGAGGAGACTCGATGGGAACTCGCAG CTATCACTCGTCTCCTTATCTTTAATGGAAACACTGATCAACCTCAATTGCGAAGACGTGATGATCGAGCTAATATACAAACACATACTCAACGGCCACCATGTTATGACGTCacacaaacacaaaatatCGAACCCAGAACCGTACAGAGAGGCAGCCGTTGCTTTTTTGAGCCTCACGCCAAGATGTTGTCAAAGATCGTTGGAGAAGACTAAGAGTTGGGTAGATGATTTAGCATTGAGCGGTAGAAGAGTGTTGGAGTTCAAAAGAGAAGATGAATCGAGAAGGATAAACGGGTATAATGAGGATATTATAATGAGTAATCTAGTCCAGGAAGTTAAGTTTAATTATGGG AATCCCAACGAATCCCTAATAGGGAACTACCACGCGTACCTATGCGATGCGCGTTTCGAAATCGTATCGCGAACCATTGCGTGTTTAGAATGGACGTCTAAATACGACTCCATACCGTCGCCGAAACGAGAAGCGAACAACAACAGAGAGCGGGACGCTGATACCCaagtgaaagagatggatagTCTCGTATCTTGCACCAGTGGATACGATACGCTAAAAACAAGTGATACGTCAGAGAAAGAACAGCACAGTTTAACTTCTCTAAGCGAACACGTCGAAGTGAAAAACGATAATGACAATACTAGCAATAAATCAGTTAGTTTTGAAGAGAAACACAGTGACACTTCAGTGAAAAATGATAATGTTAGTGAAACGTCGTTAGGTGAAAGTGATTATGAAAGCTTTAGGTTTAAAGAGTTCGAAGATGAAGGATTCGCTGAAGAATCATTTATGAAGAGTATTGAGGATGAGAAAGTGCAGGAGTTTGAGAGTGAAGTGCCTTTAGCGAGGAATTGGAGGGCCAGTGCTGAATCAATCATCG gCCCACTCCTCAGTTGCCTGCTGAAGAAATCGTCCATGTTGCTGGAATCAGAAGTTCGCGTTAATTGTCTAGTGACGAGCGTGGTTTGCAAACTGGCCTCTTTGCCGACACCCTTGCTGACGTCACTGTTGCTATGCCCTGCGTTTGTCTTGCAGCCGAATGTGCCTTCTCTATTCCAA ATCCTCAACAAATTGAAGGAAGAAGTGGACGAGCTCACTAGTTCGATAGACAATATCAATGAGCTGGTAGATAAGGCTAGAGTTTTCCTCATCCAACGAGAGATGGCGCTGGTCAAGTCGAGGGTACCCGCAAGTGATGAAA GTCACACCCACACTGAGACAGCTCTGGCGAAGCCCGAGGACTCCCCGTTCCGTCGCATGGAGTCCAAACGGCGCAGTTTGTCAACAAGTCTATCTAATATGTTTGGAAGGCGTtcttcat GTTCATCACAACACAGTCCGCACAGTGCAACAACATACCACGCTAGTCCACAAAAACGGCTTATATTCACGCAAGAAGATTACTGGAACCAATCTATCACACTCCGGTCAGTACTAAATGCTGTAATTTTAGACGAATGGGCTAAAGAATTAGCGGCATTGTGCGAAGAACACGCTTTAAGATTATCAGCAAATAATGAAGATGATTCGTATATAAGGTCGGTGGCATTATGA
- the LOC106131661 gene encoding FHIP family protein GF15501 isoform X1 — MSWLRNTSLSFARQLSRSLDPRHDYEPQACYNSFCKHWQQANEIINKSQPQHLHDDVLGVVNHLEQLATLLVLEARAQEINTLTNQATCLEHLLSENLLDKLYEWAICTGKYENAVRLEQLKLFGTLVSHYSSQVIAAEPFLRPLLKLLSGFRNELPPENLESQLVTVLNQLCVALIQNIKFIDLFFLTTHTHKGSQSEFIIVRLLLTSVHREGSTGSAARDALLLCANMSSRCTQLADYMMSGNTCPVLATGLSGLYSLLPRTLSDKIHRLTPDDVNQVHKLTLFIDSLEFCNAVAQVAHPSIKKHLLDLLYQGFLVPVLGPALLQTKPGPLQSGAGEQAAAMAYLELVLRCVTRRGLLRAVLHFLFTYEYDGVRVIDILLRRLDGNSQLSLVSLSLMETLINLNCEDVMIELIYKHILNGHHVMTSHKHKISNPEPYREAAVAFLSLTPRCCQRSLEKTKSWVDDLALSGRRVLEFKREDESRRINGYNEDIIMSNLVQEVKFNYGNPNESLIGNYHAYLCDARFEIVSRTIACLEWTSKYDSIPSPKREANNNRERDADTQVKEMDSLVSCTSGYDTLKTSDTSEKEQHSLTSLSEHVEVKNDNDNTSNKSVSFEEKHSDTSVKNDNVSETSLGESDYESFRFKEFEDEGFAEESFMKSIEDEKVQEFESEVPLARNWRASAESIIGPLLSCLLKKSSMLLESEVRVNCLVTSVVCKLASLPTPLLTSLLLCPAFVLQPNVPSLFQILNKLKEEVDELTSSIDNINELVDKARVFLIQREMALVKSRVPASDESHTHTETALAKPEDSPFRRMESKRRSLSTSLSNMFGRRSSCSSQHSPHSATTYHASPQKRLIFTQEDYWNQSITLRSVLNAVILDEWAKELAALCEEHALRLSANNEDDSYIRSVAL; from the exons ATGAGCTGGCTGCGTAACACTTCGCTGTCGTTCGCGAGACAGCTGTCCAGGAGCCTGGACCCCCGGCACGACTACGAGCCTCAGGCGTGCTATAATTCCTTTTGCAAGCATTGGCAGCAAGCCAATGAAATCATTAATAAGTCACAG CCTCAACATCTACACGATGACGTGTTAGGAGTAGTAAACCACCTTGAGCAGCTGGCAACACTACTCGTCCTTGAAGCGAGGGCGCAGGAAATCAACACCCTTACCAACCAAGCAACGTGCCTTGAGCACCTCCTAAGCGAAAACTTATTGGATAAGCTGTACGAGTGGGCGATATGTACTGGCAA atatgAAAATGCGGTCCGGCTCGAGCAACTCAAATTGTTTGGAACGCTCGTCAGCCATTACAGTTCACAG GTGATAGCCGCGGAACCATTTCTAAGACCGCTCCTCAAATTGCTTAGCGGCTTCAGAAATGAACTCCCACCGGAGAATTTGGAAA GTCAACTAGTGACAGTGCTGAATCAGCTGTGCGTCGCTTTGATTCAGAATATAAAGTTCATTGACCTTTTTTTCCTGACGACGCACACGCATAAAGGATCGCAGTCTGA ATTCATAATCGTCCGTCTCCTTCTAACGTCTGTACACCGGGAGGGTAGCACGGGGTCGGCGGCTCGCGACGCTCTGCTGCTCTGCGCCAATATGTCCTCCAGGTGTACTCAGCTCGCTGACTACATGATGTCTGGGAACACGTGTCCGGTACTTGCAACGG GTTTAAGCGGGTTATACTCGCTGTTGCCGAGAACATTGAGTGACAAAATCCATAGATTGACGCCAGACGACGTGAATCAAGTTCACAAGTTGACGCTCTTCATTGATTCTCTAGAGTTCTGCAATGCTGTTGCTCAG GTAGCGCATCCGTCCATAAAGAAGCACCTATTAGACTTGCTGTATCAAGGTTTCTTAGTGCCTGTATTGGGCCCTGCGCTACTGCAG ACAAAACCGGGGCCGTTGCAGAGTGGCGCTGGCGAGCAAGCGGCGGCGATGGCGTACCTAGAGTTGGTCCTTCGGTGCGTCACTCGACGAGGATTGTTAAGGGCCGTACTGCATTTCCTCTTCACGTATGAGTACGACGGCGTGAGAGTTATAGATATATTGTTGAGGAGACTCGATGGGAACTCGCAG CTATCACTCGTCTCCTTATCTTTAATGGAAACACTGATCAACCTCAATTGCGAAGACGTGATGATCGAGCTAATATACAAACACATACTCAACGGCCACCATGTTATGACGTCacacaaacacaaaatatCGAACCCAGAACCGTACAGAGAGGCAGCCGTTGCTTTTTTGAGCCTCACGCCAAGATGTTGTCAAAGATCGTTGGAGAAGACTAAGAGTTGGGTAGATGATTTAGCATTGAGCGGTAGAAGAGTGTTGGAGTTCAAAAGAGAAGATGAATCGAGAAGGATAAACGGGTATAATGAGGATATTATAATGAGTAATCTAGTCCAGGAAGTTAAGTTTAATTATGGG AATCCCAACGAATCCCTAATAGGGAACTACCACGCGTACCTATGCGATGCGCGTTTCGAAATCGTATCGCGAACCATTGCGTGTTTAGAATGGACGTCTAAATACGACTCCATACCGTCGCCGAAACGAGAAGCGAACAACAACAGAGAGCGGGACGCTGATACCCaagtgaaagagatggatagTCTCGTATCTTGCACCAGTGGATACGATACGCTAAAAACAAGTGATACGTCAGAGAAAGAACAGCACAGTTTAACTTCTCTAAGCGAACACGTCGAAGTGAAAAACGATAATGACAATACTAGCAATAAATCAGTTAGTTTTGAAGAGAAACACAGTGACACTTCAGTGAAAAATGATAATGTTAGTGAAACGTCGTTAGGTGAAAGTGATTATGAAAGCTTTAGGTTTAAAGAGTTCGAAGATGAAGGATTCGCTGAAGAATCATTTATGAAGAGTATTGAGGATGAGAAAGTGCAGGAGTTTGAGAGTGAAGTGCCTTTAGCGAGGAATTGGAGGGCCAGTGCTGAATCAATCATCG gCCCACTCCTCAGTTGCCTGCTGAAGAAATCGTCCATGTTGCTGGAATCAGAAGTTCGCGTTAATTGTCTAGTGACGAGCGTGGTTTGCAAACTGGCCTCTTTGCCGACACCCTTGCTGACGTCACTGTTGCTATGCCCTGCGTTTGTCTTGCAGCCGAATGTGCCTTCTCTATTCCAA ATCCTCAACAAATTGAAGGAAGAAGTGGACGAGCTCACTAGTTCGATAGACAATATCAATGAGCTGGTAGATAAGGCTAGAGTTTTCCTCATCCAACGAGAGATGGCGCTGGTCAAGTCGAGGGTACCCGCAAGTGATGAAA GTCACACCCACACTGAGACAGCTCTGGCGAAGCCCGAGGACTCCCCGTTCCGTCGCATGGAGTCCAAACGGCGCAGTTTGTCAACAAGTCTATCTAATATGTTTGGAAGGCGTtcttcat GTTCATCACAACACAGTCCGCACAGTGCAACAACATACCACGCTAGTCCACAAAAACGGCTTATATTCACGCAAGAAGATTACTGGAACCAATCTATCACACTCCGGTCAGTACTAAATGCTGTAATTTTAGACGAATGGGCTAAAGAATTAGCGGCATTGTGCGAAGAACACGCTTTAAGATTATCAGCAAATAATGAAGATGATTCGTATATAAGGTCGGTGGCATTATGA